A single genomic interval of Stieleria maiorica harbors:
- a CDS encoding serine/threonine protein kinase, whose protein sequence is MDQPTVQYPVKHQSANADPPSVSDRANVNPQPGDWTGRLIGEYEIQKLIGQGAYGQVYFAVHRWLKLPVAIKVLQHVDANDQQSLDRFRREAQIAARLRHPNLVRCTDGGIVGDKLFLATDFVDGEDLRTLVRRRGPLGVAEASEIIRQTSVALQFIVDNDTIHRDIKPANIMLDRDGTVRVLDLGLARCSVSGETLTETGQIMGTLDYLAPEQAVDARRVDFRADLYSLGCTFYYLLTGQAPFSTADNSTMASKIHAHLESPPPPIKNFRCDVPRSVIALIDQMLEKSPERRPDSFRDVCRTLAPVARPEGLARLLTESGENERQATTRAARNVSRWTQPIASAFKVTAVTLLRLPLVITGFLERRPPQRAGQTTSYQFSFRWLKSAMALGFLGLAIWYSGIEIVPVENASSPLFEGRTVEPSPVKHSPFAPSSTATHPPPLDASGMNRQPHLQPPPHPHQRHAPAPPPRPGRSQGMQYNAFQ, encoded by the coding sequence ATGGATCAACCAACCGTCCAGTATCCGGTCAAGCATCAGTCGGCCAATGCCGATCCCCCAAGCGTCTCGGACCGAGCGAACGTGAATCCGCAGCCAGGCGACTGGACGGGACGGTTGATCGGTGAATACGAAATCCAAAAACTGATCGGACAAGGTGCCTACGGTCAGGTCTACTTTGCTGTCCATCGATGGTTAAAACTGCCTGTCGCGATCAAGGTTTTGCAGCACGTCGACGCGAATGACCAACAGTCGCTGGATCGATTTCGACGTGAGGCGCAAATCGCGGCCCGGCTTCGGCACCCGAATCTCGTGCGATGCACCGACGGTGGAATCGTCGGGGACAAGCTGTTTCTCGCGACCGATTTCGTCGACGGCGAAGACTTGAGAACACTCGTGCGGCGTCGTGGACCGCTCGGCGTGGCAGAGGCCAGCGAGATCATCCGCCAGACGTCTGTCGCACTGCAGTTTATTGTCGACAACGACACCATCCACCGAGACATCAAGCCGGCGAACATCATGCTGGATCGGGATGGAACCGTGCGGGTCTTGGACCTGGGACTGGCGCGCTGTTCGGTCAGCGGAGAAACGCTGACGGAAACCGGTCAGATCATGGGGACGCTCGACTACCTTGCCCCCGAACAGGCGGTCGATGCGCGTCGTGTCGATTTCCGAGCCGACCTGTACTCGCTCGGATGCACGTTCTATTACCTGCTGACGGGACAAGCTCCCTTTTCGACCGCGGATAATTCGACGATGGCGTCAAAGATCCATGCGCATCTGGAGTCGCCCCCGCCCCCGATCAAGAACTTTCGCTGCGATGTACCTCGGTCGGTGATCGCCCTGATCGACCAGATGCTCGAAAAGTCACCCGAACGGCGTCCCGATTCCTTTCGCGATGTCTGTCGTACGTTGGCGCCCGTCGCACGTCCCGAGGGACTTGCACGACTGTTGACCGAGTCGGGCGAGAATGAACGTCAGGCCACGACACGAGCCGCAAGAAACGTCTCAAGATGGACACAGCCGATCGCAAGTGCGTTCAAGGTCACGGCGGTGACGCTGCTGCGGTTGCCATTGGTCATCACCGGCTTTCTGGAACGTCGACCGCCGCAGCGTGCCGGGCAAACCACCAGCTACCAGTTCAGTTTCCGATGGCTGAAATCCGCGATGGCGTTGGGGTTCCTGGGACTCGCCATCTGGTATTCGGGGATCGAGATCGTTCCTGTCGAAAATGCATCCAGCCCGCTATTCGAGGGCCGGACTGTCGAACCGTCGCCGGTCAAACACTCCCCCTTCGCCCCCAGTTCGACCGCGACACACCCTCCACCACTCGACGCTTCGGGGATGAATCGACAGCCCCATCTACAGCCTCCGCCGCATCCGCACCAGCGGCACGCCCCCGCGCCTCCGCCACGTCCCGGGCGATCCCAGGGAATGCAGTACAACGCGTTTCAATGA
- a CDS encoding redoxin domain-containing protein, whose amino-acid sequence MPISSFFSTSRFAVAILLILSCAAGRSQEPVASFQLQDYLGAPYSLSDFGENQIIVVAFLGTECPLAKVYAAQLQGIADQFKARGLIVLGINSNQQDTPTEINRYARDHRITFPLLKDPGNRVADRFGAKRTPEVFVLDGHRRIRYHGRIDDQFGVGYARPGAKNHYLRRAIEELLAGKPVSTPSTEAVGCHIGRVNRAPPTGNITYANQISRLIQRHCVECHREGGIAPFALQDYDDVTAWAETLCEVVEDERMPPWHADPEHGDFANDARMSEEEKQLLYEWVDNGSPEGDREQLPPEKEFIDGWALGSPDLVVRMPEPITVSATGVMDYQYVTIDPALTEGKWVRASEIRPGVRSVVHHILVFVDTPGADPILQERGVGFETVGGYVPGSPPMNLADGVARYVPAGSKFVMQIHYTPDGRVRNDQSEIGLYFADPKNVRRTMQSGVVVNLDFEIPPGEDSHRVEATYRFSHDMEVHSLTPHMHFRGKAFRYELMYPNGTRETLLNIPRYDFNWQNSYRFSKPKLVPEGSLLKCIAHFDNSENNPSNPDPTIPVRWGEQTWEEMMIGFYEAAFVNQDLSIPEPQVNPIAGGRYRATFFYKPDRPAKTINLAGTFNDWNSSTHPLTDPDDDGIYSAQVIVDAGEYRYKFVIDGNYWTHDPASRSLTGFLHESYFVAGPERDPRQR is encoded by the coding sequence ATGCCAATTTCGTCTTTCTTCTCGACGTCGCGATTTGCCGTTGCAATCCTGTTGATTCTCTCCTGTGCGGCAGGAAGGTCGCAGGAGCCGGTCGCAAGTTTTCAGTTGCAAGATTACCTGGGCGCACCGTACTCACTAAGTGATTTCGGCGAGAACCAGATCATCGTCGTCGCGTTTTTGGGAACCGAATGCCCACTGGCAAAAGTTTACGCTGCTCAGCTTCAGGGCATTGCGGACCAATTCAAAGCGCGCGGGCTGATCGTGCTGGGCATCAATTCCAACCAACAAGACACGCCCACGGAGATCAACCGCTATGCCCGCGATCATCGGATCACGTTTCCACTATTGAAGGATCCCGGCAATCGGGTCGCCGACCGATTTGGTGCGAAACGCACACCCGAGGTTTTTGTCTTGGACGGACATCGCAGGATCAGGTATCACGGTCGGATCGATGACCAATTCGGGGTCGGGTACGCCCGCCCCGGGGCCAAGAACCATTACCTGAGACGCGCAATCGAGGAACTCTTGGCCGGCAAACCGGTGAGCACTCCCAGTACCGAGGCCGTCGGTTGTCACATCGGTCGAGTCAATCGTGCACCGCCAACAGGGAATATCACCTACGCGAATCAGATTTCTCGATTGATTCAGCGGCATTGCGTCGAGTGCCATCGCGAGGGAGGCATCGCGCCCTTCGCTTTGCAAGACTACGATGATGTCACCGCTTGGGCCGAGACATTGTGCGAAGTCGTGGAGGATGAGCGGATGCCACCCTGGCATGCGGATCCGGAGCACGGTGACTTTGCCAACGACGCGCGGATGAGCGAGGAAGAGAAGCAACTGCTCTATGAATGGGTCGACAACGGCTCGCCCGAAGGCGACCGAGAGCAACTGCCGCCGGAGAAAGAATTCATCGATGGTTGGGCACTGGGGAGTCCAGATTTAGTGGTTCGAATGCCCGAACCGATCACGGTCAGTGCAACCGGCGTGATGGATTATCAATATGTGACGATCGACCCCGCATTGACAGAGGGTAAATGGGTGCGGGCCTCGGAAATCCGACCGGGCGTGCGAAGTGTCGTCCATCACATCCTGGTGTTCGTGGACACGCCGGGCGCCGACCCAATCTTGCAGGAGCGCGGCGTCGGGTTCGAGACGGTCGGCGGGTACGTGCCCGGGTCACCGCCGATGAACCTGGCCGACGGCGTCGCACGATATGTACCGGCCGGTTCCAAGTTCGTGATGCAGATCCACTACACCCCCGACGGTCGCGTCCGTAACGACCAAAGCGAGATCGGGCTTTATTTCGCCGATCCCAAGAACGTCCGGCGGACGATGCAGTCGGGCGTGGTTGTAAACCTCGACTTCGAGATTCCGCCCGGCGAGGACAGTCATCGCGTCGAGGCAACCTATCGGTTTTCTCATGACATGGAGGTGCACTCGCTGACGCCTCACATGCATTTTCGCGGAAAAGCATTCCGGTACGAATTGATGTATCCCAATGGGACACGGGAAACGTTGTTGAACATTCCGCGATATGACTTCAACTGGCAGAACTCCTATCGTTTCTCCAAGCCAAAGCTTGTTCCCGAAGGCAGCCTCTTGAAGTGCATCGCCCACTTTGACAATTCGGAAAACAATCCGTCAAACCCTGATCCGACGATTCCCGTTCGTTGGGGCGAGCAAACGTGGGAAGAAATGATGATCGGCTTTTACGAAGCGGCGTTTGTCAATCAAGACCTTTCCATACCGGAGCCGCAAGTCAACCCAATCGCAGGGGGACGCTACCGAGCCACGTTTTTCTACAAGCCCGATCGTCCGGCAAAGACGATCAACTTGGCCGGCACTTTCAATGATTGGAACAGCTCGACGCATCCTTTGACGGATCCCGACGACGACGGCATTTATTCGGCCCAAGTGATCGTGGATGCGGGCGAATACCGATACAAGTTCGTCATCGATGGCAACTATTGGACACACGATCCGGCCAGTCGCAGTCTAACCGGGTTTCTACATGAGAGCTATTTTGTGGCCGGACCGGAACGCGACCCGAGGCAGCGATGA
- a CDS encoding WD40 repeat domain-containing protein — protein sequence MRRLMRTYLLVCILAGNIIAHAAESVYIDSSANGSAPTGLQSEPIPISGHPTVLSMASTVESMRLRAVDVNGEVRQWSMSSPDQPEVLLRLGEQPVCATLSADAKWLASSDTNGVVTVTNVENGKTVFRDRETAENTMALKFSRNARRLGGVTSGGVVRVWETRSGRLTDRFEVTPGAVQSLSFAGNGELLAVASLGREVVVFGLSHATPTQTISIDRSRITATAFTPDSKQLVIAAADGTIRIVELGEQKMPRALANHPFAVWTLTFDDQDRLAAGSWDGTIRLFDTGSWEVIQSVKTHQESICALQLGTQGMVAAGIDGRLFYWPPELVAKPQRGSISGSSEPVWVAAYSPNGNQLYVGGGGKRSEVWDLESKQRSGTGPLHPTVRCATYSPDGQLLATGGDDTNIVIASTRDGTIRHRLSGHPGLVSALVFVDDGQTLVSGCDRGFLKFWDVRSGTEVASRKRHKQQLYCVAVSPDERWLVTGGGHWAKGDPGELIVWNLERRRFEKVLEGHSLTVWSIVFAPDGSYFATSDSAGDVKIWNSATHQLERTLEHQAWLRPLAISPDGTTLAAGRGDGSIRLWDTATWKQRAVCNGHDGFTFWLTYSPDGATLVSGGNDGTVRFWPTE from the coding sequence ATGAGAAGACTAATGCGAACGTACCTGCTGGTCTGCATTCTCGCGGGCAACATCATCGCCCATGCGGCCGAGTCGGTCTACATCGACTCGTCCGCCAACGGGTCCGCACCGACAGGACTACAGTCCGAGCCGATACCGATTTCCGGCCATCCGACTGTTCTCTCGATGGCGTCGACTGTGGAATCGATGCGGTTGCGAGCGGTTGATGTCAACGGGGAGGTCCGTCAATGGAGCATGAGTTCGCCCGACCAACCGGAGGTGCTTCTTCGATTGGGCGAACAGCCTGTCTGTGCGACCTTGTCGGCGGATGCCAAATGGTTGGCGTCCAGCGATACAAATGGCGTCGTTACCGTCACCAACGTTGAGAACGGCAAAACCGTTTTTCGTGATCGGGAAACCGCGGAGAACACGATGGCATTGAAGTTTTCCAGAAACGCTCGACGGCTCGGCGGTGTGACCAGCGGGGGAGTCGTTCGCGTTTGGGAGACCCGGTCAGGCAGGCTGACCGATCGCTTCGAAGTGACACCGGGGGCCGTGCAGTCGCTTTCATTCGCCGGAAATGGAGAACTGCTCGCGGTCGCTTCTTTAGGACGCGAGGTTGTGGTGTTCGGGCTCAGTCATGCGACGCCAACCCAAACCATTTCGATCGATCGATCGCGTATCACCGCTACGGCATTCACGCCCGACAGCAAGCAACTGGTGATCGCGGCTGCCGATGGTACGATTCGGATCGTGGAACTGGGTGAACAGAAAATGCCACGAGCCCTCGCGAATCACCCCTTCGCCGTCTGGACGTTAACGTTCGACGATCAAGATCGACTCGCGGCCGGCAGTTGGGACGGGACGATCCGTCTGTTTGATACCGGATCGTGGGAGGTCATCCAGTCCGTAAAGACGCATCAAGAGTCCATTTGCGCGCTACAGCTTGGCACGCAAGGAATGGTTGCCGCGGGAATCGACGGTCGGTTGTTCTATTGGCCGCCAGAGCTTGTTGCCAAACCGCAGCGTGGTTCGATCAGTGGATCAAGCGAACCGGTTTGGGTGGCAGCTTACTCGCCAAACGGAAATCAATTGTATGTGGGAGGAGGCGGGAAGCGGTCGGAGGTATGGGATCTGGAATCCAAACAACGCAGCGGCACCGGACCGCTGCATCCCACGGTACGATGTGCGACCTACTCGCCGGATGGTCAGCTACTGGCGACCGGAGGTGATGACACAAACATCGTCATCGCTTCGACGCGAGACGGTACGATCCGTCACCGGCTTTCCGGTCATCCCGGTCTCGTGTCCGCGCTCGTTTTTGTTGACGATGGGCAAACACTTGTCAGCGGTTGTGACCGTGGATTCCTGAAGTTTTGGGACGTGAGGTCTGGAACCGAAGTTGCGTCGCGAAAACGTCACAAACAGCAACTCTATTGCGTCGCTGTCTCACCGGACGAAAGGTGGCTGGTGACCGGTGGAGGACATTGGGCCAAAGGTGATCCCGGAGAACTGATCGTTTGGAACTTGGAACGCCGCCGATTCGAAAAGGTTTTGGAAGGACATTCGCTCACCGTATGGTCGATCGTGTTCGCGCCCGACGGGAGTTATTTCGCGACGTCGGATTCGGCCGGGGACGTCAAGATTTGGAATTCGGCAACACATCAACTTGAACGCACATTGGAACATCAAGCATGGCTACGGCCGCTGGCGATTTCACCGGATGGCACGACGCTTGCTGCGGGACGCGGCGACGGGTCGATTCGGCTGTGGGACACGGCGACATGGAAACAACGCGCTGTATGCAACGGACACGACGGATTCACGTTCTGGCTGACATACTCCCCCGATGGGGCAACCTTGGTCTCTGGCGGCAACGACGGTACTGTGCGGTTTTGGCCGACCGAGTAG
- a CDS encoding C1 family peptidase, with amino-acid sequence MSTFMPLGFGWQPDLPDGRDHTYRDRSIRESLGRLQGSPDLPLPDQVDLRGDSEGEYFTEVDDQGPLNASTAFAVLALVEYFQRRVHARTFDASRLFLYQATCHRGSIPGRPLTDSGAPIRGTLKTLMRTGVPTESYWPYQVENFATEPSVFVCAGAQRPVNLCYFRLDEPNTNGARTWATVKSFLAAGFPVVFGFSVPASLTREANIPYRPELDGTRGGQTVVAVGYRSDHYGPDQDALLIRSSWGRQWGDNGNGWLPVAFLRNQLARDFWTLFSDDWIRTGELTRPVLGDTFASGSRL; translated from the coding sequence GTGTCAACGTTCATGCCACTCGGGTTCGGCTGGCAGCCCGATCTGCCCGACGGCCGCGACCACACCTACCGGGATCGGAGCATCAGGGAGTCCCTGGGGCGATTGCAGGGTTCGCCCGATTTGCCGCTGCCCGATCAGGTGGATCTGCGCGGTGACAGCGAGGGCGAGTACTTCACCGAGGTCGACGACCAGGGGCCGCTGAACGCTTCGACCGCGTTCGCCGTGTTGGCGCTGGTGGAATACTTCCAGCGACGCGTTCACGCTCGCACGTTCGATGCATCCAGGTTGTTTCTGTATCAGGCGACCTGCCACCGCGGATCCATCCCCGGGCGACCACTGACGGACTCGGGAGCCCCGATCCGCGGCACGCTGAAGACCTTGATGCGGACCGGCGTCCCGACCGAATCGTATTGGCCCTACCAGGTCGAAAACTTTGCGACCGAGCCGAGTGTGTTCGTGTGTGCCGGTGCCCAGCGTCCGGTCAACCTGTGCTACTTCCGGCTGGATGAACCCAACACCAACGGCGCGCGAACGTGGGCCACCGTCAAGTCGTTTCTCGCGGCCGGGTTCCCCGTCGTGTTCGGGTTTTCGGTTCCCGCGTCGTTGACGCGTGAGGCGAACATCCCCTACCGGCCCGAACTCGATGGCACGCGTGGGGGCCAAACGGTCGTCGCCGTCGGCTACCGCAGCGACCACTACGGCCCCGATCAAGATGCGTTGCTGATCCGCAGCTCGTGGGGAAGACAGTGGGGAGACAATGGGAACGGGTGGCTTCCCGTCGCGTTCCTCCGCAACCAGCTGGCACGTGATTTTTGGACGCTGTTCTCTGACGACTGGATCCGCACCGGCGAACTGACGCGCCCCGTCTTGGGTGACACGTTTGCTTCCGGAAGTCGTCTGTAG
- a CDS encoding LamG domain-containing protein, producing MKNVFAIITCCFIPVVSDAQDLQSKRQAVIDTPGLVAFWDFVKREPDGERRFTAHVRDGSSTEYPLDAANYVKDYWGLGPAASEADFPLLGRGPFGQAIRIRRETDPHFRPFLFVPRSRLHDTPLDIKGDDRSVSVVVWAIRESGNHALAGIWHEGTDLHQKETADIRKVERGQRQYALFAGLNKPGSACGHVSENGASSFLNKYALHKCNSLGQSLEVPADAPADVLDRSWQCFAMTFDHQRDELTGWLDGRSGDRWLENPRRGGLLGSAYNAYMQGHWHRTPGNQPGEDPSFPEDQFYNPPEDEPISIKITSETPDQRTEQREYRYTKISVKLQKHADGSVTETARDLIALRLNPWWYPHGIYTPKEDGSGGPFTIGRVIHSSRSVGFTGWIGGVAVFDRALNAQELAELAELSTQD from the coding sequence ATGAAGAACGTTTTCGCAATCATCACCTGTTGTTTCATTCCTGTCGTGTCCGATGCCCAGGACCTTCAATCCAAACGACAGGCCGTCATCGACACGCCGGGGTTGGTCGCGTTTTGGGATTTTGTCAAACGAGAGCCGGATGGTGAGCGACGCTTTACCGCTCACGTTCGCGATGGATCATCGACCGAGTATCCGCTCGACGCGGCGAACTACGTGAAGGACTATTGGGGACTGGGGCCGGCGGCGTCTGAGGCCGATTTTCCGCTGCTCGGGCGGGGGCCGTTCGGCCAGGCGATCCGCATTCGCCGCGAGACCGATCCGCATTTTCGTCCGTTCTTGTTCGTGCCCCGATCGCGTCTGCACGACACACCGCTGGACATCAAGGGCGATGACCGATCGGTGTCCGTGGTCGTCTGGGCGATCCGCGAAAGCGGCAATCATGCCCTGGCGGGGATTTGGCACGAAGGCACCGACTTGCACCAGAAAGAGACGGCCGACATCCGCAAAGTGGAACGTGGGCAACGGCAATACGCGCTGTTTGCCGGGCTGAACAAACCAGGCAGCGCTTGTGGTCACGTTTCCGAAAACGGAGCGAGTTCGTTTTTGAACAAGTACGCGCTCCACAAATGCAATTCGCTCGGACAGTCACTCGAAGTCCCGGCGGACGCTCCGGCCGATGTTTTGGATCGATCGTGGCAATGCTTTGCGATGACGTTTGATCACCAACGCGATGAGCTGACCGGCTGGCTGGACGGACGATCCGGCGATCGATGGCTGGAAAACCCGCGCCGCGGCGGGCTGCTGGGCTCCGCCTACAACGCCTACATGCAAGGCCACTGGCACCGTACCCCCGGCAATCAGCCCGGTGAGGACCCGAGCTTTCCGGAGGATCAGTTCTACAATCCGCCGGAAGACGAGCCGATCAGCATCAAAATCACCAGCGAAACGCCCGACCAACGGACCGAACAGCGGGAGTACCGTTACACCAAGATCAGCGTGAAACTGCAGAAGCATGCCGACGGAAGCGTCACCGAAACCGCACGCGATCTGATCGCATTGCGGCTGAATCCGTGGTGGTATCCGCACGGCATCTACACCCCCAAGGAGGACGGCAGCGGCGGCCCCTTTACGATCGGCCGCGTCATTCACAGCTCCCGCAGCGTCGGTTTCACGGGATGGATCGGCGGCGTCGCGGTGTTCGATCGGGCCCTGAACGCCCAGGAGCTGGCCGAGTTGGCCGAGCTTTCAACGCAAGACTGA
- a CDS encoding DUF1552 domain-containing protein, producing MINRRNMLHGLAAGVGAAFAPSTVTQRLLASPAAASSPGLGNTTPKRIVFFMQNQGFDPKTCIPSGMKHSGSLAKAKLPEPISPLEPFKDRLHIINGLHGLHTSPSHSAFFGALGGYRGSDGVPPSAATIDYELSKVLPQTLLPHLCIGMDSIENMTTKPTLATLSASGAGQPIFMHSNPNHLYQMLYGGISSGDIRLQHEARTSLMLQIEQFAASKGRSLPAADSQRYGQYVQGFKDANALRDRLGAVSDHLSKFAPTVDERYANPEFETDWHDRLLDLGISALTSGITNTLTIGSGRGEIFGAWKGLGIDQQGHNLGHMDQPDNPIWIKIRQYNSRMLVRIMEALESVPEGSGTMMDHTLIVYTSNNADKQHTNGANWPVMLLGNLDGAFKSGCFTQLDGKRPINALYASLLRAVGQNVDRFNMDDKQAQKYDAGNGPLKEVLA from the coding sequence ATGATCAACCGCAGAAACATGCTGCATGGATTGGCAGCCGGCGTCGGCGCTGCTTTTGCACCATCAACCGTCACGCAGCGTTTGCTTGCATCACCTGCAGCCGCCTCATCACCGGGCCTGGGCAACACGACTCCCAAACGCATCGTCTTCTTCATGCAGAACCAGGGTTTCGACCCGAAGACGTGCATTCCCAGCGGAATGAAACATAGCGGCTCGCTGGCGAAGGCCAAATTGCCCGAGCCGATCAGCCCCTTGGAACCGTTCAAAGATCGGCTGCACATCATCAACGGGCTGCACGGGCTGCACACCAGTCCCTCACACAGTGCCTTTTTCGGCGCCCTGGGCGGCTATCGTGGCAGCGACGGGGTGCCACCGAGTGCCGCGACGATCGATTACGAATTGAGCAAGGTGCTGCCGCAGACGCTGCTGCCACACCTGTGTATCGGCATGGACTCGATCGAGAACATGACGACCAAGCCGACGCTGGCGACACTGTCGGCCAGCGGCGCCGGCCAACCGATCTTCATGCACTCCAACCCGAATCATCTGTATCAGATGCTCTACGGCGGCATCTCCAGCGGCGACATCCGGTTGCAGCACGAAGCACGGACCAGCCTGATGCTGCAAATTGAACAATTCGCCGCGTCCAAGGGACGTTCGCTTCCGGCGGCCGACAGCCAACGGTACGGTCAATACGTCCAGGGATTCAAAGACGCCAACGCCCTGCGCGATCGGCTCGGTGCGGTCAGCGATCACCTCAGCAAATTCGCACCGACGGTGGACGAACGCTACGCCAATCCCGAGTTCGAAACCGACTGGCACGACCGACTGTTGGACCTGGGCATCTCCGCGCTGACCTCGGGCATCACCAACACGCTGACGATCGGTTCGGGACGGGGCGAGATCTTCGGTGCCTGGAAGGGCCTGGGGATCGATCAACAAGGCCATAACTTGGGCCACATGGACCAACCGGACAATCCGATCTGGATCAAGATCCGTCAATACAACAGCCGGATGCTGGTCCGAATCATGGAAGCACTCGAGAGTGTTCCCGAAGGCAGCGGCACGATGATGGACCACACGCTGATCGTCTACACCAGCAACAACGCCGACAAGCAGCACACCAACGGTGCCAACTGGCCGGTCATGCTGCTAGGCAACCTTGACGGCGCATTCAAGTCCGGCTGCTTCACCCAATTGGATGGCAAACGCCCGATCAACGCGTTGTACGCCAGCCTGTTGCGCGCCGTCGGACAGAACGTCGACCGCTTTAACATGGACGACAAACAGGCCCAAAAGTATGACGCCGGCAACGGTCCGCTAAAGGAAGTGCTCGCGTGA